The Aeromicrobium sp. Sec7.5 genome window below encodes:
- the purL gene encoding phosphoribosylformylglycinamidine synthase subunit PurL — translation MTDAPAKPVLDPSAKAALDTVSHAESTPERELPWAELGLKPDEFEKIVEILGRRPTGAELAMYSVMWSEHCSYKSSKVHLKKFGELPQETPLGKTLAGIGENAGVIDIGQGYAVTFKVESHNHPSYVEPYQGAATGVGGIVRDILAMGARPVAVMDPLRFGPLSAPDTARVLPGIVAGVGGYGNCLGLPNIGGEVVFDESYLGNPLVNALCVGVLRHEDLHLAHATGVGNQVVLYGARTGGDGIGGVSVLASETFESTGPSKRPAVQVGDPFMEKLLIECTLELFAAGVVGGIQDLGGAGLSCATSELASAGDGGMRVELDTVPLRDSSLSPEEILMSESQERMMAVVEPANLDAFMAICAKWDVEAVVVGEVTDTGRLVIDWHGETVVDVPPRSVAHDGPTYERPFARPFWQDMLQSKGAEQLPRPASGDELRDQLVQVLASANIADKSWVTDQYDRYVQGNTVSSQPDDAGVIRIDPESNLGVAVSTDCNGRFAKLDPYVGAQLALAESFRNISVAGALPLAVTDCLNFGSPEDPDVMWQFEQATHGLKDACAELGIPVTGGNVSFYNQTGETAILPTPVVGVLGVVDDVTKRVRHGFAAEGEHVLLLGSTQEELSGGTWADVVHGHLGGLPPRVDLPAEQALGALAREAIAAGLLTSSHDLSDGGLAVALAESTFRHGVGVTVALDDPFLDLFSESSARAIVTVAEADHDAFVALAEKHGVELASIGRTGGPDLVVEGQFSVPVAELKHGWQATLPSVLGHILD, via the coding sequence GTGACCGACGCTCCCGCGAAGCCTGTCCTGGACCCCTCGGCGAAGGCCGCCCTCGACACCGTCTCCCACGCTGAGTCCACCCCGGAGCGCGAGCTCCCGTGGGCCGAGCTCGGGCTCAAGCCCGACGAGTTCGAGAAGATCGTCGAGATCCTCGGCCGACGCCCCACCGGCGCCGAGCTGGCGATGTACTCGGTCATGTGGAGCGAGCACTGCTCCTACAAGTCCTCCAAGGTGCACCTGAAGAAGTTCGGGGAGCTGCCGCAGGAGACCCCGCTCGGCAAGACCCTGGCCGGCATCGGCGAGAACGCCGGCGTGATCGACATCGGCCAGGGCTACGCGGTCACCTTCAAGGTGGAGTCGCACAACCACCCCAGCTACGTGGAGCCCTACCAGGGCGCGGCCACCGGCGTCGGCGGCATCGTGCGCGACATCCTCGCGATGGGTGCGCGCCCGGTCGCGGTCATGGACCCGCTGCGCTTCGGTCCGCTGAGCGCGCCCGACACGGCCCGCGTCCTGCCCGGCATCGTCGCGGGCGTCGGTGGCTACGGCAACTGCCTCGGCCTGCCCAACATCGGTGGCGAGGTCGTGTTCGACGAGTCCTACCTCGGCAACCCGCTCGTCAACGCCCTCTGCGTCGGGGTGCTGCGCCACGAGGACCTCCACCTCGCCCACGCCACGGGCGTCGGCAACCAGGTCGTGCTCTACGGCGCCCGCACCGGCGGCGACGGCATCGGCGGTGTCTCGGTGCTCGCCTCGGAGACCTTCGAGTCGACCGGCCCGTCGAAGCGCCCCGCGGTCCAGGTCGGCGACCCTTTCATGGAGAAGCTCCTGATCGAGTGCACGCTCGAGCTGTTCGCCGCCGGCGTGGTCGGCGGCATCCAGGACCTCGGTGGTGCCGGCCTGTCCTGCGCCACGAGCGAGCTCGCCTCGGCCGGCGACGGCGGCATGCGTGTCGAGCTCGACACCGTGCCGCTGCGTGACTCGTCGCTCAGCCCCGAGGAGATCCTCATGAGCGAGAGCCAGGAGCGCATGATGGCGGTCGTCGAGCCCGCCAACCTGGACGCGTTCATGGCCATCTGCGCGAAGTGGGACGTCGAGGCCGTCGTCGTCGGCGAGGTCACCGACACCGGCCGGCTCGTCATCGACTGGCACGGCGAGACCGTCGTCGACGTGCCGCCGCGCTCGGTCGCGCACGACGGCCCGACGTACGAGCGCCCTTTCGCCCGCCCGTTCTGGCAGGACATGCTCCAGTCGAAGGGTGCCGAGCAGCTGCCGCGTCCGGCGTCCGGCGACGAGCTGCGCGACCAGCTTGTGCAGGTCCTGGCCTCGGCCAACATCGCCGACAAGTCGTGGGTCACCGACCAGTACGACCGCTACGTGCAGGGCAACACCGTGTCGTCACAGCCCGACGACGCCGGCGTCATCCGCATCGACCCGGAGTCGAACCTCGGCGTGGCCGTCTCCACGGACTGCAACGGCCGCTTCGCCAAGCTCGACCCGTACGTCGGTGCGCAGCTGGCCCTCGCCGAGTCGTTCCGCAACATCTCGGTCGCCGGCGCGCTGCCGCTCGCGGTCACGGACTGCCTGAACTTCGGCTCGCCGGAGGACCCCGACGTCATGTGGCAGTTCGAGCAGGCCACGCACGGCCTGAAGGACGCGTGCGCCGAGCTCGGCATCCCGGTCACCGGCGGCAACGTGTCGTTCTACAACCAGACCGGCGAGACCGCGATCCTGCCGACCCCGGTCGTGGGCGTCCTCGGTGTTGTCGACGACGTCACGAAGCGCGTCCGCCACGGCTTCGCCGCCGAGGGCGAGCACGTGCTGCTGCTCGGCTCGACCCAGGAGGAGCTCTCCGGTGGCACGTGGGCCGATGTGGTCCACGGTCACCTCGGCGGCCTGCCGCCGCGGGTCGACCTGCCGGCCGAGCAGGCGCTCGGCGCCCTCGCGCGCGAGGCGATCGCCGCCGGCCTCCTGACCTCCAGCCACGACCTCTCCGACGGCGGCCTGGCCGTCGCTCTCGCCGAGTCGACCTTCCGCCACGGCGTCGGCGTCACGGTCGCGCTCGACGACCCGTTCCTCGACCTGTTCAGCGAGTCCTCGGCCCGCGCGATCGTCACGGTGGCCGAGGCCGACCACGACGCCTTCGTCGCCCTCGCCGAGAAGCACGGTGTCGAGCTCGCGTCGATCGGTCGCACCGGTGGCCCCGACCTCGTGGTCGAGGGTCAGTTCAGCGTGCCGGTGGCGGAGCTCAAGCACGGCTGGCAGGCCACCCTGCCGTCCGTCCTCGGCCACATCCTCGACTGA
- a CDS encoding MerR family transcriptional regulator, with protein sequence MTITAAQPTPAGASAPASEGEVLTVSDVAAESGVAPSAVRFYEKHGVINAVRTAGNQRRFDDSAVCRIRIAKLAQRVGLTVREIADLFAALPAHPGHEEWGRVGDQIVVQAEQRVADLKAQLEAMGSDSTLCEIGANLDT encoded by the coding sequence GTGACGATCACCGCCGCACAGCCCACCCCCGCCGGAGCCTCCGCCCCGGCCTCCGAGGGCGAGGTCCTCACCGTCAGCGACGTCGCCGCCGAGTCCGGCGTGGCGCCGTCAGCGGTGCGGTTCTACGAGAAGCACGGCGTGATCAACGCCGTGCGCACGGCCGGCAATCAACGCCGCTTCGACGACTCCGCGGTCTGCCGCATCCGGATCGCCAAGCTCGCGCAACGCGTCGGACTGACCGTGCGCGAGATCGCCGACCTGTTCGCCGCGCTCCCGGCCCATCCCGGCCACGAGGAGTGGGGGCGCGTCGGTGACCAGATCGTCGTCCAGGCCGAGCAGCGCGTCGCCGATCTCAAGGCCCAGCTCGAGGCCATGGGATCGGACTCCACGCTCTGCGAGATCGGCGCGAACCTCGACACCTGA
- a CDS encoding NADPH-dependent FMN reductase, whose amino-acid sequence MTTPTPARSDRSTDPTGTRRRVLVISSSVRAERIGPAIAHWVVAALDAVEGVELDLIDLAEITLPDDALLSPGGGPRSEVADRIEAAEAFVFVTPEYNHSYPASVKRLIDWHYGQWMFKPATVVAYGVQGGHAAIEHLRGVFAELHMVTTRRCLGLAVPWNAFDDADQYVPDDSTAQALRGALAELDWWAGVLTDARIHRPFTT is encoded by the coding sequence ATGACGACACCGACACCAGCGCGCAGTGACCGCTCCACGGACCCGACCGGCACCCGCCGACGGGTGCTCGTGATCTCCTCCAGCGTCCGGGCGGAGCGGATCGGCCCGGCCATCGCCCACTGGGTCGTCGCAGCCCTGGACGCCGTCGAGGGCGTCGAGCTCGACCTGATCGACCTCGCCGAGATCACCCTGCCCGACGACGCCCTCCTCAGTCCCGGTGGTGGACCCCGGAGCGAGGTGGCCGACCGCATCGAGGCCGCCGAGGCGTTCGTCTTCGTGACCCCGGAGTACAACCACTCCTACCCAGCATCCGTGAAGCGGCTGATCGACTGGCACTACGGCCAGTGGATGTTCAAGCCGGCGACGGTCGTGGCCTACGGCGTCCAGGGAGGGCACGCCGCGATCGAGCACCTGCGCGGGGTCTTCGCCGAGCTGCACATGGTGACCACCCGCCGCTGCCTCGGACTGGCCGTCCCGTGGAACGCCTTCGACGACGCCGACCAGTACGTGCCGGACGACTCCACGGCCCAGGCGCTGCGGGGCGCCCTGGCCGAGCTGGACTGGTGGGCCGGCGTGCTCACCGACGCCCGCATCCACCGCCCCTTCACGACCTGA
- a CDS encoding putative quinol monooxygenase: MNDHQSQGPLVLINTFTAVDGGLDALAAFQVAEMQDMSAAASAHGWLGNEVYRSHDDTSLIVVTRFRSELAKDAWAATERFGQHVEDLEPLVRDVTSVPVTPIAAHGDGRRADHGS, encoded by the coding sequence ATGAACGATCACCAGAGCCAGGGCCCGCTCGTCCTGATCAACACCTTCACCGCCGTCGACGGCGGGCTCGACGCCCTGGCTGCCTTCCAGGTCGCCGAGATGCAGGACATGAGCGCGGCGGCCAGCGCTCACGGCTGGCTCGGCAACGAGGTCTACCGCTCGCACGACGACACCAGCCTGATCGTCGTCACCCGCTTCCGTTCGGAGCTGGCCAAGGACGCCTGGGCCGCGACCGAGCGGTTCGGGCAGCACGTCGAGGACCTGGAGCCCCTGGTCCGGGACGTCACCTCCGTCCCGGTGACCCCCATCGCCGCCCACGGCGACGGCCGGCGGGCCGACCACGGGTCGTGA
- a CDS encoding DMT family transporter, whose translation MAVILALVSALTYGISDFLGGLFSRRASAWQISVCGQTSAALITWVSVLFIAGDPTARDLLLGAVAGLGSGFGIVFLYRGLAHGRMGVVAPVSAVGSALVPLTVGLGQGDRPSALAALGVACAFPAIWLVARPVDEPGTLEIASTGFLDGVLAGLGFGVLFAALGQVPEEAGFAPLAVANSAAIVAVVIIAVTLREPWVPRTRAAGRGVLLGPLGFVATGTFLLATHDGLLSIVSVIAALYPASTVLLAWLVLKERIGPGQAIGLGAAAVAVSLVALG comes from the coding sequence GTGGCGGTGATCCTGGCGCTGGTCTCGGCGCTGACCTACGGCATCAGCGACTTCCTCGGGGGACTCTTCTCGCGCCGGGCGAGCGCGTGGCAGATCTCGGTCTGCGGTCAGACGTCCGCCGCCCTCATCACCTGGGTCTCGGTGCTGTTCATCGCCGGCGACCCGACCGCTCGCGACCTGCTGCTCGGCGCCGTGGCGGGGCTCGGCTCGGGCTTCGGCATCGTGTTCCTCTACCGCGGCCTGGCCCACGGACGCATGGGCGTCGTCGCGCCGGTCTCCGCCGTCGGCTCGGCCCTGGTGCCACTCACCGTCGGTCTTGGTCAGGGCGACCGACCCTCGGCCCTGGCGGCGCTCGGGGTGGCGTGCGCCTTCCCCGCGATCTGGCTCGTCGCCCGCCCCGTCGACGAACCCGGCACCCTCGAGATCGCGAGCACGGGCTTCCTCGACGGGGTCCTCGCCGGACTCGGCTTCGGCGTGCTGTTCGCGGCGCTCGGCCAGGTGCCGGAGGAGGCGGGCTTCGCGCCGCTCGCCGTCGCGAACTCGGCCGCGATCGTGGCGGTCGTGATCATCGCCGTGACGCTGCGGGAGCCGTGGGTCCCGCGCACCCGGGCCGCGGGCCGCGGGGTCCTCCTGGGCCCGCTGGGCTTCGTCGCGACCGGCACCTTCCTCCTGGCGACGCACGACGGACTGCTGTCGATCGTGTCGGTCATCGCCGCCCTGTACCCCGCCTCGACCGTGCTGCTCGCGTGGCTGGTGCTGAAGGAGCGGATCGGTCCCGGGCAGGCGATCGGGCTGGGTGCCGCGGCCGTCGCGGTCTCGCTCGTCGCCCTCGGTTAG
- a CDS encoding exodeoxyribonuclease III, translated as MRIATWNVNSIRSRIDRVVAFLERHDVDVLAIQETKCREDQFPGLELSALGYEYTHVGLNQWNGVALISRVGLEDVQRQFADDQPQFADVLEPRAVGATCGGVQVWSLYVPNGRDLDHEHYTYKLAWLERLRTAGQDWLAADPQAQIALTGDWNIAPEDDDVWDMAVFENSTHVSEPERAAFRAMLEAGFSDVVRPHTPGPGVYTFWDYQQLRFPKRQGMRIDFSLCSPALAARVSGAWIDREERKGKGASDHAPVVIDLD; from the coding sequence GTGCGCATCGCCACCTGGAACGTCAACTCCATCCGCAGCCGCATCGACCGCGTGGTCGCCTTCCTGGAGCGCCACGACGTCGACGTGCTCGCGATCCAGGAGACCAAGTGCCGCGAGGACCAGTTCCCCGGGCTCGAGCTCAGCGCGCTGGGGTACGAGTACACGCACGTCGGCCTGAACCAGTGGAACGGCGTCGCGCTGATCTCGCGCGTGGGCCTCGAGGACGTGCAACGGCAGTTCGCCGACGACCAGCCCCAGTTCGCCGACGTGCTCGAGCCGCGGGCGGTGGGCGCGACGTGCGGCGGCGTGCAGGTGTGGAGCCTCTACGTGCCGAACGGTCGCGACCTCGACCACGAGCACTACACCTACAAGCTGGCATGGCTTGAGCGGCTCCGCACCGCCGGCCAGGACTGGCTGGCCGCCGACCCGCAGGCGCAGATCGCGCTGACCGGCGACTGGAACATCGCCCCCGAGGACGACGACGTGTGGGACATGGCCGTCTTCGAGAACAGCACCCACGTCTCGGAGCCCGAGCGAGCCGCGTTCCGCGCGATGCTCGAGGCGGGCTTCAGCGACGTCGTCCGCCCACACACGCCGGGCCCCGGCGTCTACACGTTCTGGGACTACCAGCAGCTGCGCTTCCCGAAGCGTCAGGGCATGCGGATCGACTTCTCGCTCTGCTCACCCGCCCTCGCCGCGCGGGTCAGCGGCGCCTGGATCGATCGCGAGGAGCGCAAGGGCAAGGGCGCCAGCGACCACGCCCCCGTCGTCATCGACCTGGACTAG
- a CDS encoding class I SAM-dependent methyltransferase, whose amino-acid sequence MTISTALEKLMRHGMPFRFEAYDGSAAGDIDSTYTVRLLNERGLRYLMSHPGDLGFARAYVAGDLEIDGIHPGDPYELMQHFRSRLTFKLPPPGELLTVLRSLGLANLIAPTPPPEEHLSRARRAFEGWRHSRQRDAEAIHHHYDVSNRFYELVLGPSMAYTCAVYPELEATLEQAQTEKFDLICRKLDLKPGQRLLDLGCGWGGMVRHAAEHYGVHALGVTLSEQQAVWAQQAIKEQRLDDRAEVRFLDYRDVTERDFDAVSSIGLTEHIGVRNYGSYFAFIEDRLKPGGRLLNHCITRDNNTSPASAGAFIDRYVFPDGELTGVGRIVSAAHDAGLEVRHSENIREHYAMTLRDWNRNLVENWDEVLGEVSLGTAKVWGLYMAGSRLAFEEDEIELHHVLAGKPHADGTSSFPLRPSW is encoded by the coding sequence ATGACGATCTCGACAGCGCTCGAGAAGCTGATGCGACACGGGATGCCGTTCCGTTTCGAGGCCTACGACGGCAGCGCGGCGGGCGACATCGACTCGACCTACACCGTGCGGCTGCTCAACGAGCGCGGACTGCGCTACCTGATGTCGCACCCCGGCGACCTCGGGTTCGCCCGCGCCTACGTGGCCGGCGACCTGGAGATCGACGGCATCCACCCCGGCGACCCGTACGAGCTCATGCAGCACTTCCGCAGCCGGCTCACCTTCAAGCTCCCGCCGCCGGGCGAGCTCCTCACGGTGCTGCGCAGCCTCGGGCTGGCCAACCTCATCGCGCCCACCCCGCCGCCGGAGGAACACCTCTCGCGGGCCCGCCGCGCCTTCGAGGGCTGGCGACACAGCCGGCAGCGCGACGCCGAGGCGATCCACCACCACTACGACGTCTCCAACCGTTTCTACGAGCTCGTCCTCGGTCCCTCGATGGCGTACACGTGCGCGGTCTACCCCGAGCTCGAAGCCACGCTCGAGCAGGCGCAGACCGAGAAGTTCGACCTCATCTGCCGCAAGCTCGACCTCAAGCCGGGCCAGCGCCTGCTCGACCTCGGCTGTGGCTGGGGCGGCATGGTGCGCCACGCCGCCGAGCACTACGGCGTCCACGCGCTGGGGGTCACCCTGTCGGAGCAGCAGGCGGTCTGGGCGCAGCAGGCCATCAAGGAGCAGCGCCTCGACGACCGCGCCGAGGTGCGTTTCCTCGACTACCGCGACGTCACCGAGCGCGACTTCGACGCGGTCAGCTCGATCGGCCTCACCGAGCACATCGGCGTCCGGAACTACGGCTCGTACTTCGCCTTCATCGAGGACCGGCTCAAGCCCGGCGGGCGACTGCTCAACCACTGCATCACCCGCGACAACAACACCTCGCCGGCCAGCGCGGGAGCCTTCATCGACCGCTACGTGTTCCCCGACGGCGAGCTCACGGGTGTGGGGCGCATCGTCTCGGCGGCCCACGACGCCGGTCTCGAGGTGCGTCACAGCGAGAACATCCGCGAGCACTACGCCATGACGCTGCGTGACTGGAACCGCAACCTCGTCGAGAACTGGGACGAGGTGCTGGGCGAGGTCTCGCTCGGCACCGCCAAGGTGTGGGGCCTCTACATGGCCGGCTCGCGGCTGGCGTTCGAGGAGGACGAGATCGAGCTGCACCACGTCCTGGCCGGCAAGCCCCACGCGGACGGCACGAGCTCGTTCCCGCTGCGCCCCAGTTGGTGA
- a CDS encoding FAD-binding oxidoreductase, which yields MKGWSAHQESLDRLRESYAAIPPGSPVRLAKRTSNLFRPRTATTAPGLDVSGLDGVIAIDPDAATADVQGMCTYEDLVAATLPHGLMPFVVPQLRTITLGGAVTGLGIESTSLRNGLPHESVLEMDVLTGSGEILTVTPDGEHADLFTAFPNSYGSLGYATRLRIRLERVPERVSLRHVRFDSADDAVKAIHEIGQTGEHDGRQVDGVDGTAFTPDEIYLTLAELTDAPIDVSDYTRQQIYYRSVQELETDGLTVHDYLWRWDTDWFWCSGAFGAQTPWVRRLWPRRWRRSDVYHRLVGLDTKLGIIEKLDKIKKVPGRERVIQDIEVPLEALPEFLAWFDAEVGMRPVWLCPLRTTREWSSYPLETGAIYVNVGFWGTVEVPADAAPGSVNRAVESKVHELGGHKSLYSEAFYDEATFADLYGTAAIDSLRERYDPDARLTNLYDKAVRNS from the coding sequence GTGAAGGGATGGAGCGCGCACCAGGAGTCTTTGGATCGACTGCGCGAGTCCTATGCCGCGATCCCGCCGGGCTCACCGGTGCGGCTCGCCAAGCGCACCTCCAACCTGTTCCGCCCCCGCACGGCCACCACCGCCCCGGGCCTCGACGTGTCCGGACTCGACGGCGTCATCGCGATCGATCCCGACGCCGCCACCGCCGACGTCCAGGGCATGTGCACCTACGAGGACCTCGTGGCGGCCACCCTCCCGCACGGGCTCATGCCGTTCGTCGTGCCGCAGCTGCGCACCATCACGCTCGGGGGTGCCGTCACGGGCCTCGGCATCGAGTCCACGTCGCTCCGCAACGGCCTGCCGCACGAGTCGGTCCTCGAGATGGACGTCCTGACGGGGTCAGGTGAGATCCTCACGGTCACCCCGGACGGCGAGCACGCCGATCTCTTCACGGCGTTCCCGAACTCCTACGGCAGCCTCGGGTACGCCACCCGCCTGCGCATCCGCCTCGAGCGGGTGCCCGAGCGCGTCTCGCTGCGCCACGTGCGCTTCGACTCCGCCGACGACGCGGTCAAGGCCATCCACGAGATCGGCCAGACCGGCGAGCACGACGGCCGCCAGGTCGATGGCGTCGACGGCACCGCGTTCACGCCCGACGAGATCTACCTGACCCTCGCCGAGCTCACCGACGCCCCGATCGACGTCAGCGACTACACGCGTCAGCAGATCTACTACCGCTCCGTCCAGGAGCTCGAGACCGACGGGCTCACGGTCCACGACTACCTCTGGCGCTGGGACACCGACTGGTTCTGGTGCTCCGGCGCGTTCGGCGCCCAGACCCCCTGGGTCCGTCGCCTCTGGCCGCGCCGGTGGCGCCGCAGCGACGTCTACCACCGCCTCGTGGGCCTCGACACCAAGCTCGGCATCATCGAGAAGCTCGACAAGATCAAGAAGGTGCCCGGCCGCGAACGCGTGATCCAGGACATCGAGGTGCCGCTCGAGGCGCTGCCGGAGTTCCTCGCGTGGTTCGACGCCGAGGTGGGCATGCGGCCCGTGTGGCTCTGCCCCCTGCGCACCACGCGCGAGTGGTCGTCCTACCCGCTCGAGACCGGGGCGATCTACGTCAACGTCGGCTTCTGGGGCACCGTCGAGGTGCCGGCCGACGCCGCGCCGGGCAGCGTCAACCGGGCCGTCGAGTCCAAGGTGCACGAGCTCGGCGGTCACAAGTCCCTCTACTCGGAGGCCTTCTACGACGAGGCGACGTTCGCGGACCTCTACGGCACGGCGGCGATCGACTCCCTGCGCGAGCGCTACGACCCCGACGCTCGACTGACCAACCTGTACGACAAGGCGGTGCGGAACTCATGA
- a CDS encoding pirin family protein: MPDLSGPDVSGRELRRADQRYLTVGAGTSTRHSFSYGAHYDPDNVGFGALVAINTESVAPGAGYDEHRHSDVEIVTWVLAGALEHRDSTGAGGVIRPGTAQRLSAGEGAKHAERNASTTEPLVFVQTMLRSRHEAAPEYASLEVPDGPGRHEGVTVHADARLEVVRPVAPVDIEIVSRLLVHVTRGSVSVDGDVLAEGDELRCPDPGGRLRLVGDGEALIWHLS, encoded by the coding sequence TGACGTCTCCGGGCGTGAGCTGCGCCGGGCCGATCAGCGGTACCTCACGGTCGGCGCCGGCACCTCCACCCGGCACTCGTTCAGCTACGGGGCGCACTACGACCCCGACAACGTCGGCTTCGGTGCGCTGGTGGCCATCAACACCGAGTCCGTCGCGCCGGGGGCCGGGTACGACGAGCATCGCCACTCGGACGTGGAGATCGTCACGTGGGTGCTGGCAGGTGCCCTCGAGCACCGTGACTCGACGGGCGCCGGCGGCGTCATCCGTCCCGGGACCGCCCAGCGGCTCAGCGCGGGCGAGGGGGCGAAGCACGCGGAGCGCAACGCCTCGACCACCGAGCCCCTGGTGTTCGTGCAGACGATGCTGCGCTCACGGCACGAGGCCGCCCCGGAGTACGCCTCGCTCGAGGTCCCCGACGGGCCGGGCCGGCACGAGGGGGTCACGGTCCACGCCGATGCCCGGCTGGAGGTCGTGCGCCCCGTCGCACCGGTCGACATCGAGATCGTGAGCCGGTTGCTGGTCCACGTCACGCGGGGGAGCGTGAGCGTCGACGGCGACGTCCTCGCGGAGGGCGACGAGCTGCGCTGCCCGGACCCGGGTGGCCGGCTCCGGCTCGTGGGCGACGGCGAGGCACTGATCTGGCACCTGTCCTGA